In the genome of Drosophila pseudoobscura strain MV-25-SWS-2005 chromosome 3, UCI_Dpse_MV25, whole genome shotgun sequence, one region contains:
- the Pfk gene encoding ATP-dependent 6-phosphofructokinase isoform X7: MHLNKFRVLAKFQKSICGCNERIPKPHPCYLKLSKISENRMGQTLHQKFELSQATFYRRCIHSCSKDQGDGFHKDLTDIKTYLKKTKSLERKYEFLIALREHNTELYYRYFCESPSQVISILSGARGMDHEAMPINVQNQNLSAIQMETPCSSALKICKMDGQHILTESVMDIVGINLKNSVDGKMNKSVLGETKKLNISSEKLEAPELHLERIKEVYKYGPRNRNLYKDKGLAVFTSGGDSQGMNAAVRACVRMAIYLGCKAYFIREGYQGMVDGGDNIQEANWASVSSIIHRGGTIIGSARCADFRERAGRLKAANNLVQKGITNLVIIGGDGSLTGANLFRQEWSSLLDELVKNGSITAAQQEKNSVLHIVGLVGSIDNDFCGTDMTIGTDSALHRIIEAIDAISSTAYSHQRTFIMEVMGRHCGYLALVAGLSSEADFIFIPEMPPKVDWPDRLCTQLAQERSAGQRLNIVIVAEGAMDREGNPITAEDVKKVIDERLKHDARITVLGHVQRGGNPSAFDRILACRMGAEATLALMEATKDSVPVVISLDGNQAVRVPLMECVERTQAVAKAMKEKRWADAVKLRGRSFERNLETYKMLTRLKPPKECFDAEGKGIEGYRLAVMHIGAPSCGMNAAVRSFVRNAIYRGDVVYGINDGVEGLIAGNVRELGWSDVSGWVGQGGAYLGTKRTLPEGKFKEIAARLKEFKIQGLLIIGGFESYHAAGQIADQRDNYPQFCIPIVVVPATISNNVPGTEFSLGCDTGLNEITEICDRIRQSAQGTKRRVFVIETMGGYCGYLATLAGLAGGADAAYIYEEKFSIKDLQQDVYHMASKMAEGVSRGLILRNEKACENYSTDFIYRLYSEEGKGLFTCRMNILGHMQQGGSPTPFDRNMGTKMAAKCVDWLAQQIKANINANGEITCKAPDTATLLGIVSRQYRFTPLVDLIGETNFE, translated from the exons ATgcatttaaacaaatttcgaGTATTAGCTAAATTCCAAAAAAG TATTTGTGGCTGCAATGAGCGGATACCAAAGCCTCATCCTTGCTATTTAAAATTATCCAAGATTTCCGAAAATCGGATGGGCCAAACACTTCACCAAAAGTTCGAG TTGAGCCAAGCAACGTTCTACCGTCGATGTATACATAGCTGTAGTAAAGACCAAGGCGATGGCTTCCACAAGGATCTGACTGATATCAAGACATATTTGAAAAAGACCAAAAGCTTGGAGAGGAAGTACGAGTTTTTGATAGCTCTTCGGGAACACAATACTGAATTGTATTACCGCTATTTTTGCGAAAGCCCATCTCAAGTGATATCGATCCTGAGTGGAGCCAGGGGGATGGACCATGAGGCGATGCCAATCAACGTTCAAAATCAGAACCTAAGTGCCATTCAAATGGAAACTCCGTGTTCGTCAGCCTTAAAGATATGTAAAATGGACGGGCAACATATTCTTACTGAATCAGTTATGGATATAGTGGGTATCAACCTAAAGAATTCTGTCGATGGGAAAATGAACAAAAGCGTCCTCGGAGAGaccaaaaaactaaatatttcaTCTGAGAAACTAGAAGCACCGGAGTTACACTTGGAAAGGATCAAGGAAGTTTACAAATACGGTCCCAGAAACCGCAATCTCTAT AAGGACAAGGGGCTGGCAGTCTTCACCAGCGGGGGGGACTCCCAGGGCATGAATGCCGCTGTGCGTGCATGTGTGCGTATGGCCATATATTTGGGATGCAAG GCCTACTTCATCCGCGAAGGCTACCAGGGCATGGTAGATGGCGGTGACAATATTCAGGAGGCCAACTGGGCCTCGGTGTCCTCCATCATCCATCGCGGCGGCACTATTATTGGCTCCGCCCGCTGTGCGGATTTCCGTGAACGCGCTGGCCGCCTCAAGGCCGCCAACAACCTGGTGCAGAAGGGAATCACTAACCTGGTGATAATTGGCGGTGATGGCTCCCTTACCGGCGCCAATCTGTTCCGTCAGGAGTGGTCCAGCCTGTTGGATGAGCTGGTGAAGAATGGCAGCATCACTGCCGCCCAGCAGGAGAAGAACAGTGTGTTGCACATCGTGGGATTG GTCGGCTCTATTGATAACGATTTCTGTGGCACGGACATGACCATTGGTACGGACTCTGCACTGCATCGCATCATCGAGGCTATTGACGCCATTTCAAGCACGGCCTACTCACATCAACGCACCTTCATTATGGAGGTTATGGGTCGTCATTGCGG TTATTTAGCACTTGTTGCCGGATTGTCTAGTGAAGCTGATTTCATATTCATTCCGGAAATGCCCCCGAAAGTCGATTGGCCAGATAGGCTGTGCACTCAATTGGCCCAG GAACGATCGGCTGGCCAGCGTTTGAACATTGTCATCGTGGCTGAGGGAGCTATGGACCGTGAGGGAAATCCAATTACTGCTGAGGATGTTAAGAAGGTGATCGATGAACGCTTGAAGCACGATGCACGCATCACGGTCCTGGGTCATGTCCAGCGCGGCGGCAATCCCAGCGCCTTCGATCGTATTTTG GCATGCCGCATGGGCGCCGAGGCGACTTTGGCTCTGATGGAGGCCACTAAGGATTCTGTGCCTGTGGTCATCTCTTTGGATGGCAATCAGGCCGTGCGTGTGCCGTTGATGGAGTGTGTGGAGCGCACTCAGGCAGTGGCCAAGGCCATGAAGGAGAAACGCTGGGCGGATGCCGTCAAGCTGCGTGGGCGCTCCTTCGAGCGCAATCTGGAGACATACAAGATGTTGACCCGCTTGAAGCCACCAAAGGAGTGCTTCGATGCCGAAGGCAAGGGCATCGAGGGGTACAGGCTAGCAGTCATGCACATTGGTGCCCCCTCTTGTGGCATGAACGCGGCCGTGCGCAGTTTCGTGCGCAATGCCATCTATCGTGGCGATGTTGTCTATGGCATCAACGACGGTGTCGAGGGTCTCATTGCTGGCAATGTACGTGAATTGGGATG GTCGGATGTGAGTGGATGGGTGGGCCAGGGCGGCGCCTATCTGGGCACCAAACGCACCCTGCCCGAGGGAAAGTTCAAAGAGATTGCTGCTCGTTTGAAGGAATTCAAGATCCAGGGTCTCCTCATCATCGGTGGATTCGAGAGTTACCATGCCGCCGGACAGATCGCCGATCAGCGCGATAACTATCCACAGTTCTGCATCCCGATCGTGGTCGTACCCGCGACGATTTCAAACAATGTGCCCGGCACAGAGTTCTCGCTCGGCTGCGACACGGGTCTGAATGAAATCACGGAGATCTGCGACCGCATCCGTCAGTCGGCCCAGGGAACGAAGCGTCGTGTGTTCGTTATCGAGACAATGGGCGGATATTGCGGCTATTTGGCTACGCTGGCTGGTCTGGCCGGTGGTGCGGATGCCGCGTACATTTACGAGGAGAAGTTCTCCATCAAGGACCTGCAGCAGGATGTCTACCACATGGCCAGCAAAATGGCCGAGGGAGTTTCTCGAGGTCTGATCCTGCGCAACGAGAAGGCTTGCGAGAACTATAGCACAGACTTCATCTATCGCCTGTACTCGGAGGAAGGAAAGGGTCTCTTCACCTGCCGTATGAACATCCTCGGCCACATGCAGCAGGGAGGATCGCCCACACCCTTCGACCGCAACATGGGCACGAAGATGGCGGCCAAGTGCGTCGACTGGTTGGCTCAGCAGATCAAGGCGAACATCAATGCCAACGGCGAGATCACCTGCAAGGCTCCCGACACCGCCACTTTGCTGGGCATTGTGTCGCGTCAATACCGCTTCACTCCACTGGTCGATCTCATTGGGGAGACAAACTTTGAGTGA
- the Pfk gene encoding ATP-dependent 6-phosphofructokinase isoform X11, with translation MHLNKFRVLAKFQKSICGCNERIPKPHPCYLKLSKISENRMGQTLHQKFELSQATFYRRCIHSCSKDQGDGFHKDLTDIKTYLKKTKSLERKYEFLIALREHNTELYYRYFCESPSQVISILSGARGMDHEAMPINVQNQNLSAIQMETPCSSALKICKMDGQHILTESVMDIVGINLKNSVDGKMNKSVLGETKKLNISSEKLEAPELHLERIKEVYKYGPRNRNLYKDKGLAVFTSGGDSQGMNAAVRACVRMAIYLGCKAYFIREGYQGMVDGGDNIQEANWASVSSIIHRGGTIIGSARCADFRERAGRLKAANNLVQKGITNLVIIGGDGSLTGANLFRQEWSSLLDELVKNGSITAAQQEKNSVLHIVGLVGSIDNDFCGTDMTIGTDSALHRIIEAIDAISSTAYSHQRTFIMEVMGRHCGNDRLASV, from the exons ATgcatttaaacaaatttcgaGTATTAGCTAAATTCCAAAAAAG TATTTGTGGCTGCAATGAGCGGATACCAAAGCCTCATCCTTGCTATTTAAAATTATCCAAGATTTCCGAAAATCGGATGGGCCAAACACTTCACCAAAAGTTCGAG TTGAGCCAAGCAACGTTCTACCGTCGATGTATACATAGCTGTAGTAAAGACCAAGGCGATGGCTTCCACAAGGATCTGACTGATATCAAGACATATTTGAAAAAGACCAAAAGCTTGGAGAGGAAGTACGAGTTTTTGATAGCTCTTCGGGAACACAATACTGAATTGTATTACCGCTATTTTTGCGAAAGCCCATCTCAAGTGATATCGATCCTGAGTGGAGCCAGGGGGATGGACCATGAGGCGATGCCAATCAACGTTCAAAATCAGAACCTAAGTGCCATTCAAATGGAAACTCCGTGTTCGTCAGCCTTAAAGATATGTAAAATGGACGGGCAACATATTCTTACTGAATCAGTTATGGATATAGTGGGTATCAACCTAAAGAATTCTGTCGATGGGAAAATGAACAAAAGCGTCCTCGGAGAGaccaaaaaactaaatatttcaTCTGAGAAACTAGAAGCACCGGAGTTACACTTGGAAAGGATCAAGGAAGTTTACAAATACGGTCCCAGAAACCGCAATCTCTAT AAGGACAAGGGGCTGGCAGTCTTCACCAGCGGGGGGGACTCCCAGGGCATGAATGCCGCTGTGCGTGCATGTGTGCGTATGGCCATATATTTGGGATGCAAG GCCTACTTCATCCGCGAAGGCTACCAGGGCATGGTAGATGGCGGTGACAATATTCAGGAGGCCAACTGGGCCTCGGTGTCCTCCATCATCCATCGCGGCGGCACTATTATTGGCTCCGCCCGCTGTGCGGATTTCCGTGAACGCGCTGGCCGCCTCAAGGCCGCCAACAACCTGGTGCAGAAGGGAATCACTAACCTGGTGATAATTGGCGGTGATGGCTCCCTTACCGGCGCCAATCTGTTCCGTCAGGAGTGGTCCAGCCTGTTGGATGAGCTGGTGAAGAATGGCAGCATCACTGCCGCCCAGCAGGAGAAGAACAGTGTGTTGCACATCGTGGGATTG GTCGGCTCTATTGATAACGATTTCTGTGGCACGGACATGACCATTGGTACGGACTCTGCACTGCATCGCATCATCGAGGCTATTGACGCCATTTCAAGCACGGCCTACTCACATCAACGCACCTTCATTATGGAGGTTATGGGTCGTCATTGCGG GAACGATCGGCTGGCCAGCGTTTGA
- the Pfk gene encoding ATP-dependent 6-phosphofructokinase isoform X1, with product MHLNKFRVLAKFQKSICGCNERIPKPHPCYLKLSKISENRMGQTLHQKFELSQATFYRRCIHSCSKDQGDGFHKDLTDIKTYLKKTKSLERKYEFLIALREHNTELYYRYFCESPSQVISILSGARGMDHEAMPINVQNQNLSAIQMETPCSSALKICKMDGQHILTESVMDIVGINLKNSVDGKMNKSVLGETKKLNISSEKLEAPELHLERIKEVYKYGPRNRNLYKDKGLAVFTSGGDSQGMNAAVRACVRMAIYLGCKAYFIREGYQGMVDGGDNIQEANWASVSSIIHRGGTIIGSARCADFRERAGRLKAANNLVQKGITNLVIIGGDGSLTGANLFRQEWSSLLDELVKNGSITAAQQEKNSVLHIVGLVGSIDNDFCGTDMTIGTDSALHRIIEAIDAISSTAYSHQRTFIMEVMGRHCGYLALVAGLSSEADFIFIPEMPPKVDWPDRLCTQLAQERSAGQRLNIVIVAEGAMDREGNPITAEDVKKVIDERLKHDARITVLGHVQRGGNPSAFDRILACRMGAEATLALMEATKDSVPVVISLDGNQAVRVPLMECVERTQAVAKAMKEKRWADAVKLRGRSFERNLETYKMLTRLKPPKECFDAEGKGIEGYRLAVMHIGAPSCGMNAAVRSFVRNAIYRGDVVYGINDGVEGLIAGNVRELGWSDVSGWVGQGGAYLGTKRTLPEGKFKEIAARLKEFKIQGLLIIGGFESYHAAGQIADQRDNYPQFCIPIVVVPATISNNVPGTEFSLGCDTGLNEITEICDRIRQSAQGTKRRVFVIETMGGYCGYLATLAGLAGGADAAYIYEEKFSIKDLQQDVYHMASKMAEGVSRGLILRNEKACENYSTDFIYRLYSEEGKGLFTCRMNILGHMQQGGSPTPFDRNMGTKMAAKCVDWLAQQIKANINANGEITCKAPDTATLLGIVSRQYRFTPLVDLIGETNFDQRIPKKQWWLRLRPLLRILAKHDSAYEEEGMYITVEEECATDAVA from the exons ATgcatttaaacaaatttcgaGTATTAGCTAAATTCCAAAAAAG TATTTGTGGCTGCAATGAGCGGATACCAAAGCCTCATCCTTGCTATTTAAAATTATCCAAGATTTCCGAAAATCGGATGGGCCAAACACTTCACCAAAAGTTCGAG TTGAGCCAAGCAACGTTCTACCGTCGATGTATACATAGCTGTAGTAAAGACCAAGGCGATGGCTTCCACAAGGATCTGACTGATATCAAGACATATTTGAAAAAGACCAAAAGCTTGGAGAGGAAGTACGAGTTTTTGATAGCTCTTCGGGAACACAATACTGAATTGTATTACCGCTATTTTTGCGAAAGCCCATCTCAAGTGATATCGATCCTGAGTGGAGCCAGGGGGATGGACCATGAGGCGATGCCAATCAACGTTCAAAATCAGAACCTAAGTGCCATTCAAATGGAAACTCCGTGTTCGTCAGCCTTAAAGATATGTAAAATGGACGGGCAACATATTCTTACTGAATCAGTTATGGATATAGTGGGTATCAACCTAAAGAATTCTGTCGATGGGAAAATGAACAAAAGCGTCCTCGGAGAGaccaaaaaactaaatatttcaTCTGAGAAACTAGAAGCACCGGAGTTACACTTGGAAAGGATCAAGGAAGTTTACAAATACGGTCCCAGAAACCGCAATCTCTAT AAGGACAAGGGGCTGGCAGTCTTCACCAGCGGGGGGGACTCCCAGGGCATGAATGCCGCTGTGCGTGCATGTGTGCGTATGGCCATATATTTGGGATGCAAG GCCTACTTCATCCGCGAAGGCTACCAGGGCATGGTAGATGGCGGTGACAATATTCAGGAGGCCAACTGGGCCTCGGTGTCCTCCATCATCCATCGCGGCGGCACTATTATTGGCTCCGCCCGCTGTGCGGATTTCCGTGAACGCGCTGGCCGCCTCAAGGCCGCCAACAACCTGGTGCAGAAGGGAATCACTAACCTGGTGATAATTGGCGGTGATGGCTCCCTTACCGGCGCCAATCTGTTCCGTCAGGAGTGGTCCAGCCTGTTGGATGAGCTGGTGAAGAATGGCAGCATCACTGCCGCCCAGCAGGAGAAGAACAGTGTGTTGCACATCGTGGGATTG GTCGGCTCTATTGATAACGATTTCTGTGGCACGGACATGACCATTGGTACGGACTCTGCACTGCATCGCATCATCGAGGCTATTGACGCCATTTCAAGCACGGCCTACTCACATCAACGCACCTTCATTATGGAGGTTATGGGTCGTCATTGCGG TTATTTAGCACTTGTTGCCGGATTGTCTAGTGAAGCTGATTTCATATTCATTCCGGAAATGCCCCCGAAAGTCGATTGGCCAGATAGGCTGTGCACTCAATTGGCCCAG GAACGATCGGCTGGCCAGCGTTTGAACATTGTCATCGTGGCTGAGGGAGCTATGGACCGTGAGGGAAATCCAATTACTGCTGAGGATGTTAAGAAGGTGATCGATGAACGCTTGAAGCACGATGCACGCATCACGGTCCTGGGTCATGTCCAGCGCGGCGGCAATCCCAGCGCCTTCGATCGTATTTTG GCATGCCGCATGGGCGCCGAGGCGACTTTGGCTCTGATGGAGGCCACTAAGGATTCTGTGCCTGTGGTCATCTCTTTGGATGGCAATCAGGCCGTGCGTGTGCCGTTGATGGAGTGTGTGGAGCGCACTCAGGCAGTGGCCAAGGCCATGAAGGAGAAACGCTGGGCGGATGCCGTCAAGCTGCGTGGGCGCTCCTTCGAGCGCAATCTGGAGACATACAAGATGTTGACCCGCTTGAAGCCACCAAAGGAGTGCTTCGATGCCGAAGGCAAGGGCATCGAGGGGTACAGGCTAGCAGTCATGCACATTGGTGCCCCCTCTTGTGGCATGAACGCGGCCGTGCGCAGTTTCGTGCGCAATGCCATCTATCGTGGCGATGTTGTCTATGGCATCAACGACGGTGTCGAGGGTCTCATTGCTGGCAATGTACGTGAATTGGGATG GTCGGATGTGAGTGGATGGGTGGGCCAGGGCGGCGCCTATCTGGGCACCAAACGCACCCTGCCCGAGGGAAAGTTCAAAGAGATTGCTGCTCGTTTGAAGGAATTCAAGATCCAGGGTCTCCTCATCATCGGTGGATTCGAGAGTTACCATGCCGCCGGACAGATCGCCGATCAGCGCGATAACTATCCACAGTTCTGCATCCCGATCGTGGTCGTACCCGCGACGATTTCAAACAATGTGCCCGGCACAGAGTTCTCGCTCGGCTGCGACACGGGTCTGAATGAAATCACGGAGATCTGCGACCGCATCCGTCAGTCGGCCCAGGGAACGAAGCGTCGTGTGTTCGTTATCGAGACAATGGGCGGATATTGCGGCTATTTGGCTACGCTGGCTGGTCTGGCCGGTGGTGCGGATGCCGCGTACATTTACGAGGAGAAGTTCTCCATCAAGGACCTGCAGCAGGATGTCTACCACATGGCCAGCAAAATGGCCGAGGGAGTTTCTCGAGGTCTGATCCTGCGCAACGAGAAGGCTTGCGAGAACTATAGCACAGACTTCATCTATCGCCTGTACTCGGAGGAAGGAAAGGGTCTCTTCACCTGCCGTATGAACATCCTCGGCCACATGCAGCAGGGAGGATCGCCCACACCCTTCGACCGCAACATGGGCACGAAGATGGCGGCCAAGTGCGTCGACTGGTTGGCTCAGCAGATCAAGGCGAACATCAATGCCAACGGCGAGATCACCTGCAAGGCTCCCGACACCGCCACTTTGCTGGGCATTGTGTCGCGTCAATACCGCTTCACTCCACTGGTCGATCTCATTGGGGAGACAAACTTTGA TCAACGCATACCAAAGAAGCAATGGTGGCTGCGTCTGCGTCCGCTTCTGAGAATCCTTGCCAAGCACGACTCTGCCTACGAGGAGGAGGGTATGTACATCACCGTCGAGGAGGAATGCGCCACCGATGCCGTTGCCTAG
- the Pfk gene encoding ATP-dependent 6-phosphofructokinase isoform X5, protein MHLNKFRVLAKFQKSICGCNERIPKPHPCYLKLSKISENRMGQTLHQKFELSQATFYRRCIHSCSKDQGDGFHKDLTDIKTYLKKTKSLERKYEFLIALREHNTELYYRYFCESPSQVISILSGARGMDHEAMPINVQNQNLSAIQMETPCSSALKICKMDGQHILTESVMDIVGINLKNSVDGKMNKSVLGETKKLNISSEKLEAPELHLERIKEVYKYGPRNRNLYAYFIREGYQGMVDGGDNIQEANWASVSSIIHRGGTIIGSARCADFRERAGRLKAANNLVQKGITNLVIIGGDGSLTGANLFRQEWSSLLDELVKNGSITAAQQEKNSVLHIVGLVGSIDNDFCGTDMTIGTDSALHRIIEAIDAISSTAYSHQRTFIMEVMGRHCGYLALVAGLSSEADFIFIPEMPPKVDWPDRLCTQLAQERSAGQRLNIVIVAEGAMDREGNPITAEDVKKVIDERLKHDARITVLGHVQRGGNPSAFDRILACRMGAEATLALMEATKDSVPVVISLDGNQAVRVPLMECVERTQAVAKAMKEKRWADAVKLRGRSFERNLETYKMLTRLKPPKECFDAEGKGIEGYRLAVMHIGAPSCGMNAAVRSFVRNAIYRGDVVYGINDGVEGLIAGNVRELGWSDVSGWVGQGGAYLGTKRTLPEGKFKEIAARLKEFKIQGLLIIGGFESYHAAGQIADQRDNYPQFCIPIVVVPATISNNVPGTEFSLGCDTGLNEITEICDRIRQSAQGTKRRVFVIETMGGYCGYLATLAGLAGGADAAYIYEEKFSIKDLQQDVYHMASKMAEGVSRGLILRNEKACENYSTDFIYRLYSEEGKGLFTCRMNILGHMQQGGSPTPFDRNMGTKMAAKCVDWLAQQIKANINANGEITCKAPDTATLLGIVSRQYRFTPLVDLIGETNFDQRIPKKQWWLRLRPLLRILAKHDSAYEEEGMYITVEEECATDAVA, encoded by the exons ATgcatttaaacaaatttcgaGTATTAGCTAAATTCCAAAAAAG TATTTGTGGCTGCAATGAGCGGATACCAAAGCCTCATCCTTGCTATTTAAAATTATCCAAGATTTCCGAAAATCGGATGGGCCAAACACTTCACCAAAAGTTCGAG TTGAGCCAAGCAACGTTCTACCGTCGATGTATACATAGCTGTAGTAAAGACCAAGGCGATGGCTTCCACAAGGATCTGACTGATATCAAGACATATTTGAAAAAGACCAAAAGCTTGGAGAGGAAGTACGAGTTTTTGATAGCTCTTCGGGAACACAATACTGAATTGTATTACCGCTATTTTTGCGAAAGCCCATCTCAAGTGATATCGATCCTGAGTGGAGCCAGGGGGATGGACCATGAGGCGATGCCAATCAACGTTCAAAATCAGAACCTAAGTGCCATTCAAATGGAAACTCCGTGTTCGTCAGCCTTAAAGATATGTAAAATGGACGGGCAACATATTCTTACTGAATCAGTTATGGATATAGTGGGTATCAACCTAAAGAATTCTGTCGATGGGAAAATGAACAAAAGCGTCCTCGGAGAGaccaaaaaactaaatatttcaTCTGAGAAACTAGAAGCACCGGAGTTACACTTGGAAAGGATCAAGGAAGTTTACAAATACGGTCCCAGAAACCGCAATCTCTAT GCCTACTTCATCCGCGAAGGCTACCAGGGCATGGTAGATGGCGGTGACAATATTCAGGAGGCCAACTGGGCCTCGGTGTCCTCCATCATCCATCGCGGCGGCACTATTATTGGCTCCGCCCGCTGTGCGGATTTCCGTGAACGCGCTGGCCGCCTCAAGGCCGCCAACAACCTGGTGCAGAAGGGAATCACTAACCTGGTGATAATTGGCGGTGATGGCTCCCTTACCGGCGCCAATCTGTTCCGTCAGGAGTGGTCCAGCCTGTTGGATGAGCTGGTGAAGAATGGCAGCATCACTGCCGCCCAGCAGGAGAAGAACAGTGTGTTGCACATCGTGGGATTG GTCGGCTCTATTGATAACGATTTCTGTGGCACGGACATGACCATTGGTACGGACTCTGCACTGCATCGCATCATCGAGGCTATTGACGCCATTTCAAGCACGGCCTACTCACATCAACGCACCTTCATTATGGAGGTTATGGGTCGTCATTGCGG TTATTTAGCACTTGTTGCCGGATTGTCTAGTGAAGCTGATTTCATATTCATTCCGGAAATGCCCCCGAAAGTCGATTGGCCAGATAGGCTGTGCACTCAATTGGCCCAG GAACGATCGGCTGGCCAGCGTTTGAACATTGTCATCGTGGCTGAGGGAGCTATGGACCGTGAGGGAAATCCAATTACTGCTGAGGATGTTAAGAAGGTGATCGATGAACGCTTGAAGCACGATGCACGCATCACGGTCCTGGGTCATGTCCAGCGCGGCGGCAATCCCAGCGCCTTCGATCGTATTTTG GCATGCCGCATGGGCGCCGAGGCGACTTTGGCTCTGATGGAGGCCACTAAGGATTCTGTGCCTGTGGTCATCTCTTTGGATGGCAATCAGGCCGTGCGTGTGCCGTTGATGGAGTGTGTGGAGCGCACTCAGGCAGTGGCCAAGGCCATGAAGGAGAAACGCTGGGCGGATGCCGTCAAGCTGCGTGGGCGCTCCTTCGAGCGCAATCTGGAGACATACAAGATGTTGACCCGCTTGAAGCCACCAAAGGAGTGCTTCGATGCCGAAGGCAAGGGCATCGAGGGGTACAGGCTAGCAGTCATGCACATTGGTGCCCCCTCTTGTGGCATGAACGCGGCCGTGCGCAGTTTCGTGCGCAATGCCATCTATCGTGGCGATGTTGTCTATGGCATCAACGACGGTGTCGAGGGTCTCATTGCTGGCAATGTACGTGAATTGGGATG GTCGGATGTGAGTGGATGGGTGGGCCAGGGCGGCGCCTATCTGGGCACCAAACGCACCCTGCCCGAGGGAAAGTTCAAAGAGATTGCTGCTCGTTTGAAGGAATTCAAGATCCAGGGTCTCCTCATCATCGGTGGATTCGAGAGTTACCATGCCGCCGGACAGATCGCCGATCAGCGCGATAACTATCCACAGTTCTGCATCCCGATCGTGGTCGTACCCGCGACGATTTCAAACAATGTGCCCGGCACAGAGTTCTCGCTCGGCTGCGACACGGGTCTGAATGAAATCACGGAGATCTGCGACCGCATCCGTCAGTCGGCCCAGGGAACGAAGCGTCGTGTGTTCGTTATCGAGACAATGGGCGGATATTGCGGCTATTTGGCTACGCTGGCTGGTCTGGCCGGTGGTGCGGATGCCGCGTACATTTACGAGGAGAAGTTCTCCATCAAGGACCTGCAGCAGGATGTCTACCACATGGCCAGCAAAATGGCCGAGGGAGTTTCTCGAGGTCTGATCCTGCGCAACGAGAAGGCTTGCGAGAACTATAGCACAGACTTCATCTATCGCCTGTACTCGGAGGAAGGAAAGGGTCTCTTCACCTGCCGTATGAACATCCTCGGCCACATGCAGCAGGGAGGATCGCCCACACCCTTCGACCGCAACATGGGCACGAAGATGGCGGCCAAGTGCGTCGACTGGTTGGCTCAGCAGATCAAGGCGAACATCAATGCCAACGGCGAGATCACCTGCAAGGCTCCCGACACCGCCACTTTGCTGGGCATTGTGTCGCGTCAATACCGCTTCACTCCACTGGTCGATCTCATTGGGGAGACAAACTTTGA TCAACGCATACCAAAGAAGCAATGGTGGCTGCGTCTGCGTCCGCTTCTGAGAATCCTTGCCAAGCACGACTCTGCCTACGAGGAGGAGGGTATGTACATCACCGTCGAGGAGGAATGCGCCACCGATGCCGTTGCCTAG